Proteins from a genomic interval of Clostridium cochlearium:
- the rbsC gene encoding ribose ABC transporter permease, whose translation MNNDMKEFLLKFKSLFGLILLCVIISILTPRFLNVSNIMNVFTQVSVNAILAIGMSFVILTGGIDLSVGSTLAISGAISASIIRATNSIFLSIIVALIIGAIIGLMNGVVVAKGKIQAFIVTLATMTIFRGVTMVYTNGTPISGLSDKFMLIGNKKILGYIPVPAIITIVVLIIAWYILSQTRYGRYVYALGGNEDSARLSGINTDKIKTLVYVICGITAALSGVITTSRVGSASPNAGLGFELDAIAAVVLGGTSLAGGEGTVVGTIIGAMIIGVLNNGLNLAGVSAYYQSIVKGLVILLAVLIDKKSKK comes from the coding sequence ATGAATAACGATATGAAAGAATTTCTTTTAAAGTTTAAATCTTTATTTGGCTTGATACTATTATGCGTAATAATTTCTATATTAACTCCGAGATTTTTAAATGTATCTAATATAATGAATGTATTTACTCAAGTATCTGTTAATGCCATATTAGCTATAGGAATGTCTTTTGTAATTCTAACTGGAGGTATTGATTTATCTGTAGGATCAACATTAGCTATATCTGGTGCTATTTCTGCTAGCATAATTAGAGCAACTAATAGTATATTTTTATCTATAATTGTAGCTTTAATAATTGGAGCTATAATTGGTCTAATGAACGGAGTTGTAGTAGCTAAAGGAAAGATACAAGCTTTTATAGTAACTTTAGCAACTATGACTATATTTAGAGGAGTTACCATGGTATACACAAATGGTACGCCAATATCAGGATTATCTGATAAGTTTATGTTAATAGGAAATAAAAAAATACTGGGGTATATACCAGTTCCTGCTATAATAACTATAGTAGTACTTATTATAGCATGGTATATTTTAAGTCAAACTAGATATGGAAGATATGTTTATGCTCTTGGAGGAAATGAAGATTCAGCTAGATTATCAGGAATAAATACAGATAAAATTAAAACGCTTGTGTATGTAATATGTGGCATAACAGCTGCTTTAAGTGGCGTAATTACAACTAGTAGGGTAGGATCAGCTTCTCCTAATGCGGGTCTTGGTTTTGAATTAGATGCCATAGCAGCGGTAGTACTTGGAGGAACTAGTTTAGCCGGTGGAGAAGGAACAGTTGTTGGAACTATAATAGGTGCTATGATAATAGGAGTTTTAAATAATGGATTAAACTTAGCAGGTGTATCTGCTTATTATCAATCCATTGTAAAGGGTTTAGTAATACTTTTAGCTGTTTTAATAGATAAAAAAAGCAAGAAATAA